The genomic interval CCATGACTCAACTAGGTCAAACGAAAGCTGCAACGAATTAAGTGTGTGCATAACCATCAGTACAGTCTGGAAGATCAGTACTTACTACTAATCAATTAACACTAATCATACAAGAGAATAATGAGACCACCATGCACACGGACGCAACAATGTTAGGTGGGCATTTGGATAACACAACAACTCAAGTGAAGTGTGCAGTTGACCTACTTAGACCACgtcatatatttttcttaacttctttttaagtttttacaAGGCTACGATGAGAGCTAAAAACCTAGCCAACCTGATTCTCTGCAAGTCCCATCTGGATGATTCCGGCGGGATTATGAACTTGATGATATGGGTTCTTCTCGTATTCTTCCCACCCTAAAAAGTATGACGAGTCTTGGCCATGAGAGTCGCAGCTAGCTTTCTTTGACAACATTTTCAACTTTCAAGCTGAAGGGAGCTAGGGAAGGTTGTAAGTAGCTTTTGGATTACAGATCAAGAGCTTTTGGATTCTGAAAAGGAGGGAGAGATGAGAGAAGGGAGCTAGGGAAGGTTGTAAGTAGCTCGACCAGTTTGGGTTGTGGAAAATGAAAGTAAGGCTGGAGGGATATATAAAGGTGATGCCTCTTCAAGGTGAGCTGAGGAAGCGGGATAGGGAGCAACCCTCCGacatttttaattattaaatgACGGTGCTAGCTCTCTTTGATTCGTTTGACTTAGGTTAAGCAAACACACATAAGTTGGACCTCATCCaagtttttttcttaattcaaCTCGTACTCGGTTAAGCTCCATTAGTCCATTCATTACATTATTAAGGACCAGTTGCCCTTCAAGATTTCGTCATTTTTAATATAGTTTAATTTGCACGTACGTACGTGCCCTACATACATCTAACTAGCTAGATGCTAGTATCAGGATACTTCATCAGTtcctatatataattcatacgTCATTGTTTGTACAACTAGCATATATAACTGATATGTTGCTTCCGAGATGCAGACATAGCCATgggaggtatatatatatccataacctgtcattatataatgtttaggggttgattaatatatataaaatgttaGCAAACGTGATTAGATTTTTTTCAACCTCCCATTTCAACTATCTCGATAATACTCGTTTGGACGGGAAAAGACTGTAAATCGATCAGCTTATAGCAACCGTCATCAGGCATTTCCATTCATTTTTAATTAGTTTCAAGTGTGATCGATGTCCAGATTACTTCGCCTGCTGGTGAGGTATTGTTGGAATTAATTTCGAAATACCATCCCTAAAATCTTAAGCAGATTTTTAAGTTGTAAGGAATTGATAGGATGATGGTACGTTGAAGGTATGAAAAACTCTAGTGTTTTGACCTCATTGATGCACCGACAAGCCAACGTCATGAACTCTTGGTCTTCTAGTTTGAAAGCAAACTTGTCTGATTAAAAATACGAATATTGTTTGATTATCAACTTTCAGATTAGGCTaaaaattgtgattttgatcgataattaatcaaaactaCATACGTATATAACGTGAACTATAATATGCATGAATGCGGTTCAAATTAACTATTTAGCAACATCATACACACATAGAAGCTAGATGATTAGCCAGCtaaacacaaccaaaaataACTTCTTCCTATATAAccaaataatatatttacatttttattcaaaaatatatatatttacatcaaaacctatatacatatatgaatcagaTTGACGTTTATGTTTTCGATCATATGATTAATTGAAATGTCATGAATGATTGATCGACAAGCAAactgatttatttattgaattaTCGGTATTAATTCTCTAAGAAATGAaagactcttttttttttctgtatcGGAGTGATATATATGTAGGTATCAATCATGGAAACTAGGAGTTTTGGCAATATATTGAGAGTAATTTCAAATCAAGTAACCCTCATGGGGTACATCTGATCGAGACTTGCTTGTGAATGCAGTCGTCTGTGTTTTTATTACTAGAAAGAGCGATCTGAGTCATCTCAACCCTGCCTTCGACCAAATATGATCCAGCCAGCTACCTACACATTCTATCTATTCAGAGCTTCAGGGTGGTCCATGGCCACCAACCTGTTAGGAAGACAGTTTTTGATTATGTCCGCTTGCACCACGTGTTCGTTCCCAAGCCAGAGCCTGGGGGTCCGTAGTTCTCTATGAATGCTTCCATTGAGTTCGAGCAAAGCAGTGCTGCGAGTGCAGAAAGTTAGAAAACATCCAACTGATCTGGGCTCCCTTTTAAAGTTTAAACCCTCATTTCCTGTCGACCATTTCCTCAGTACTGTActgttttcattttcaataCTTTACTCAGTTTACTGCCTTTTCTCTCGGGTATTCGTTCAGTCACTAGTTTAAAATTGCTTCAGCATTTGATATGAGTTTCTGGGAACCTAAATTAAGCCAGAGAATGATCACAACTGAGAATCCAACAACACGTGCCCGATTAATATATAACCATAATGCATAATATAGGATCAAAGCAGTGACGGCAAGGAGTTGGTATGAAGTATTTTCCACCCATTGCAGAATCCTTGTCTTGTTTAACATAATCACACGCGTTGTAGAGTGCGCCAGTAAGGTACAGCTAGCTGGATATGGCAAAGATCTGTTCTTGATTCTTTGCTTTGATCAAACTGcacttaattaattaacttCCCCGTATGTATTTGTATTCTATCttagaaaaataattaatCTACAACTTCAAAGGGGTGATTTTAATATTCAATTATTGAATGAAAAAGATGTCATGCTGCGctatatattaatttgataatggtAACCATCATGGTGAGCTGCCTGAAAATGAGTATTACATCATGAGTTAACGCGGTTTTGTTATATGCTTGCCAAAGTCCGAAGTAGTAGGCTAGCTATGGCAGCGTTTAGCTTTGAATCAGAGTTCCTCGCTCAGCAGTCAGCACACCAAATGGTACAGTTTTACAGCTCTCACTTCAACCAAAATGCATGTTATTCTGGAAATAAACTTATTAGATATGATAGGACTAAGTAAATAGTTTATATTGAGCCTCATTCTAACCCTACATTACTTTGATGGTAAATACCATATAATGATCTTCAACATATGTAGGCCATGGGGGAGTGCTTCTGGTGGAGTCGCACACTGCCCCCTCATCTGGTAAAGGCCCGAAATTAGATTTTACTAAAAATTAAAACTCTAATAAATACCGATTAAAatcattttatatatattatgcatTTATGTCCCGTTGGGAAGAGAACTTATTTTTTCTTGGCTAAGTTTGTAAGAGTGTTGGGTCTTGAATGTTTTTTCTAAATCAATATATGTTATAATTTTCAATCGATAATTTAATACTTTGATTTAACTTTTGCGAAGAAACACCAACAACCCCCCACAATCATATTCTTCCTAATTGCCTATAGAATTATGAATGACTCACTGTCTCAACTCATACTAGAAAATATCTACTAAActcatgaaaaagaaaagaaatagtgAACCAATTCGTATTATTATGGAACCACAAAATTTAGCCAATGAAATCGCTAATTTAGAGTAAAATCTCAATAAAAAATTGAATACCatctttttattattattatttttatgtaaGAGTCATTTCAAGTTTCGCTCTAGACCCTCGAATGCTCAGGACCGGCCTAAAAATATgtcttcttttgaatttgagccTCGATCAATAGACTATATATCTAAAAGCTAGCCAAACTTTATAAGTAATAAAGCGAAGTCATTTTCTTCGACTTCAGTCGGTAAGTTCAGTTCATAATGTGCTAGCATAATCatcaaaaacagaaaagaaaatattagtACGTGGGAGATGATATGTCAGGTCTTGCGGCAGCACAGCCAGTGTAGTGAACTGAACACGATTATCAGGATAAGGTATCCCAGCTACACTTTGATTAATTGTACGTACGTATGACTTCAAGGGCAACCTGGAATAGACCCCCAATATATGCTTTCTGACAACCAAGAAGGCAAGCATACCACCCCAAGAGACTCATTGATCAACATTGAAGCACTTGTTGGTCGGAGCTGCAACTGATTGAAAGTGAGAGACGATGACGTACTCACGTACGTACGTTCGGAAAACTCGCGttaattatacatataatatCGAGATTGTCTGCTGTGCAGTAATGTATGATATACACACACTTGTGTGTGGTGAATGAGAGATATCATAAAATGCACAGTGGGTGTGGAAGGTTTGTTTGTAACATAATTCTCCTATAATATCTGCTTGTCGGCATGGAGCTAGCTAAACTATCTAGTATTTCAAATTAAACAGTATCTAATGCGAGTCATGtgaatttttttaagaatatatatgttaatatgtGTAACTGATGCTCGGAGTCAAATAGTCAAGAGAAGCTCCAATGAGTTACAGAGATATATAGATatgatcaacatatatatgagttctCTTTAAGCTGTCAATCGATCCTTAACAGGCTAGTGATTCAATATAAGCACATAGTGGTGTTGCTGTTCAATGTCTCTGTAAATTAACAAAAGTTATACAGGCTCTAAATTGTCTGGTGATTATGATAGAAGAGTagtttaaattccaaagtcaCAGGGAATACAGTCTCCATGGAATATTGTACCGGTAGGAAGTAAATTTGTCGCTCACTCTTACTGTGTCCACCTTATGTTTACctcataaataaattacaagtgttttttataataactataattataaatttcttaACTTAACATTTGTAGACAACAAATTTTTTTCCGTACTGGTGCGTTCTTACTCGGTATGCAAGCTCAAGTAGTCAACGATATTCAGTCATGGAAGCAAGCCCCAATTATTTAAGCAGGCAGACCCAATCTTGTTTTGTTCTCCtaataaaactttcacgagGACCTGTCTTGCCTTAAATGGAAGGAAGCTAAGAACTAGTTTGTCACTTTGTCTATGACCTCGATCTCCTTTTTCgaattcttttttgtttttgctgtACAAATGCTTTGAGCAACTTCTATACTGTTCAACTTATCTCTTCTGCATCTTCCCTATTTTAGCAGATGTCGTGTAGTAAACgaatctatatatatgtgataaCACATGCATGGTGTCATGGTGGTGATGACCAGACCTAGCTAAACAAAGATATATCTATCGCTAGCAATAATCACTCAATCGATCATATATTACGCCTAATTGAAGTCATCATGGAATGACAAAATTGCATGAGAAATTATCCTAGCTAATTAGGTATAAGATCGTCGATCATAGGATACGAGGTTAATTTATCCGGATAAACCCCATATGACTCTCGTTTTGAAGCTAGTGTGCGTAGAATGTAATCCTTGACATCCTTTTATAACACATGCATTTCTTTCCCTAAAAGATAATGAACAAAAACGTTATTTGTCCGCCTGGAATTCAAAATCAGTTAAGAATATTAGActgatttttttgttttaatagtCTTTTGGCCTTCATAATCGAAACCAAGGACTTGTAGTGGTTGACGTACAGACAATTGCATCTGATCGATCGAGTTCCTTAATTAGTCAATGAAGGTGTAAAGTTCTTGAAAATAAAAGTGGATACATATATACGCAACTAAAATCTATAAGAATATATGGAATCCGAACGATCGAGTACGATTCTATATAATTTGATAAAGTACTTGACTCCCGTATATGGTGTAACTATTTAGTAGTAGCCTAGTAGGTACTCGTTACAGTTTTAATGCCAGTTTCTTTGCAGAAAGCTAGCGAGGAGCGACAAATTTTACATATATTATCAGCTACGTGGGCTTCTCTTGTGAATGAAGGTTTGAAGTACATGCAAGCTTTTGACCTGCGAGCGATAGAGTACCAATACTAGACTGCATATTCCATATATACAGTTGAAAATCATCATCTGCATGAGGCTCAAGATTTCAACTCTGATACGCATGCAGCAGTAGTAACTAGTACGTACTCCAGAACTGGAACCACGGAGTTATAGCTAGAGTAGATAGCTAGGTGCATAGGGCTTGGAAAAAATACCATGGCAGGCGGCCAGCCATTGGCACATGTTAATATTTGATCGATTATCCGTTTTTGTTTGGAAGATGAAATTTGAGAAACTATTGGTCTGTGCCTGCATGCCTGCGCTAGCTCAATAGTCAATGATATGTTCAGACAATTGATTTTGAATTCTTGACCTCGGTTTCTGTATGCCGGCCGGCCCATGCGTGCTTCGTCTTGATCTTCCATGATGACGAGTCATGCCCGAACTTATAAGTTCAGAACCAagaacttgtttttttttttccttttcgaATATCCACCTGTCCTGCACCTGCCGGAAAATCCACAGTTAACAAGGACAACAAGGTTGAAATTTTGGCTCAGCGGcctcctagctagctaggtcaTGCATGCGTATACAAAATCTGCTTGGTTTGTGCAGGCCAAGGTTGAAAAACATGACATGCGTTCTAATCTTGGATATTTTGCGTATATGCGACACCTAAGCCTGAGTTTGTCGTGGATTATAGGGTTATACATGTAATCTTTACTGAAGCTGGTAGCAAGTACCTGCCTTATCCTGCAAGACTGCAAGCTAGACTGAACCatcaaaaatattaattagCATGCAGTGCGTACGTACAGTACATCATCATTTTGACAAATGAGACATTGAGACTGATAGagttctcttttcttttttttctcagtACTTGCTTGGTGTCTACAACTATGAGAGTTCTTCATGTGCTTGCTTCTGCTGCTCTAccacatcaacacatatacatcTTCATCGTCATCTGCTGTAATCGTCTTCGTGGACTGTGAATGCATGATGCGATGGGTAATTGTACGTCTATCTTTTTCACCGGGCAACAACGTACAGGTTGTGCAGGTTATGGCGAGAACATGAATCACATGCAAGCCATTGGCCATTGGCCTCTTGCATGCGATGAGCTTTCATGGCATGGCAGTGGCTTCCATATCCAGTAATCCATGTTCAGGATGTGATCCACTCATCTACTTCATGCtatatacaaatatacaattttgGTCTATATTGGTTGATTAAAGGGTTAGTTTTGATATTCGCTGTGCTCTAATGAGGGCAGAGCCGTGCGAATTTGTCCGAGCACCAAACCCGACCGATGCAAGTTTACAGTCggtgttttattttttattattcggCACTTTGTCAACAGATTTCCGTACATTGAAAAGCCAGAGGAGTAATGAAATAATTGGATCGAGTTTGGTAACCACCGGAAAATGGAACGCAAAATCCGGACAATTACATAAGCTAGTACTGACAATTACCGGAAAACTAGTACTGACAGAACACAATTGTAAACAGAATATCAAAACATTAGCTGAGATACAAACGTTTACAGCATTAGTCCTTATATGTGCTTTTATCAATAGCTTTGATTCTTATTGCACGTTTACAGGTGCTAGTTTAATTGGAACGTACAGTTGTATATCAAAATCAAGGACCTAACCCAAAACTCTCTTATCAGAGAATTTTAATTTGAGACGGGGGACCTTGTTCTGCATCTCTTTGTTAGGTGGTATTATGTGATAAGAGATAGACCAGcaaagaaattaaagaacATACATGAAAAACAGAAAGGTAATTCGTACACGTACAATGTCATTATCAGATGTACAGCAGCTTCATGCGTATACTTTGACTAGCTTCAAGTATATTACTACAGAAGTGAAGCAGGAACATAACATCTGAACAAATTTTGGCATGAATGCTGAGTAAATGAAATCTTACTTTCATTCATCTCCAAAGTAACTAGAAACCGAACAGGAGTATACAAACCTACAGCAATCAATCACAATAACTAATTTATCCGACACATCTGAACTCATGATTCACCatagtaatttatgttttacttCCAGAACAATTTCAATGTAAGAATAAACATATGTAAAGGATAAGGCTAGACAGATCGTGGTAAAAATTACTGAGACTATCAGCTTCAAGACAGAGACGAATATGTGAATATGTCAATTGAATGACCTGAGGTGGAAAATTTGACAGTTTGAGACAAATGACATCTTTGTTGCAGCAGCATTAAACTTCTTGCTGGCACCTTCGTTCTCTTCTAAGCTAACCTGCCTAAAAAACTTAGTCCACCAGGCTGTGTTCCTTAATTTAGCCtgcaaaaaataaacaattcaCTGTTTTAGTTATTCACTTGAAATAACAATAATATATACCTCGATTACAAATCAAGATAAAGTAGAATGATAAGAGGAATCATCTAAATAATACGGTTCTACTATTTCTGCCTGTGCAGCCATCCCTTCGAAAACGAAAatcatgtttttaaatttctcCCTCATGGGAAAATCATTAAAATTGTAAGCAAGTAGATATTGACATTGACAGTCTGAAGGATAGGAAATCATTCACAACTGAACAAGAAACTACAATCTATTTCTGGATGTTGAAGATTCACAAATGTGCGATACAAGAAAATTATGCAATGAAGCAGGACAAGAAAGATCAGAGTCTCAACCACTAGTTAAACTAATTGGATCCTACAGCAGTTACTTACCGCCCTACCAAACTTGGAGACCTCAGCTGCTTTAACTCTCTGCTTGCCAGGAGAGCCTACGTGCAAAAACAGATCTCCCAAAGTCAGACGCTTTTATATCAGCTTTCTACAAAAGAATAGGTTTAGTCTTGCACTTGATACTATAAGAAGATTATAGTCCTGAGATGaattaaacataaaaaattCTCAACCAAGCAGAAATGAAACACAAACCAGTGATCACCATTACACGTGATGTTCATCTGAAATTCCGAAATCAATTTGATGTCAACTATCATAATTTATCTAACTTCTTAATATTCACCTCGGCCAAATGTTACCACAGCAGTAAAGATTACTGTATCCAAGACCAAATGTCTAAGATGATATGACAAGAGGTCCAGAAATACATGAATGGGGTTCAAGTTGTTTCTTAACATCAGCACTTTTGTGCAGGTTGCAGGCTGGCCAATAACCAATTATTCAATGTGGCAGATAAAATGTGTGATGATGTATATAAGTAAGATACGAATCTTGAGGACAGTGAGAGTTTGATGAGTACAGAAGAATCTAGCAAATACAGTGAAGACACggttcaacaaaaaaaaaacacactatCTAATAACATATAAGTAATACAGATACAAGATCATGTAAAGAGTAACAGACATTCATGGACTTCACAAGTTGACAGAAAATCTTACCAGTAAAGATTACAAGACCATCACCTGATACCCTTGCCAGATCCGGGAGGGTCTTGTTGAGGTACCTTTCAGAGAGATAATCCAAAGAATCCGAAACAATGACAAGAGAAAACGATTTAGGTCTGTACGGAAGTGGATACTTGATATCCTCAACACGCACTATGCCTTTACGCACAAGAGCTTTGCAACTTCTATCAGCATCCTCTACATCGTATGGATCCACACCCCAGGCTTCAGTTTCCTCCTCACGCCACAATTTAGAAATCACTGTACAAGTATCAGGGCCAACATGCAACACCTTATGCATGCCGTCACCATATGCTTTCTTCAAAACAGGAATCGCTTGCTGGACTTCCGCTGTGCATGAGTAATCACCTGCAAGTAATATCTTCACATTAGGTTACTTTAACACAAGTTCAACCCTAAATCGATCCCATAAACAAATAGCAGTTTGAATACAACTAAACAAGGCTTCAAATCATAATGAACGCAATCATGTTTCTGAGCCAAAACAGCTTTCTTCATCAATTTTACCACACAAGCAAGAATCTTAAAAGTAAACATGGTCTATTCTGTTAAAGCCAACTGTGTAATGATTTGTAGCATGACACATTACAAAGCTACAGAAagcacacacacaaaaaaaaacaaagaaaactgaCCTTGAACCCGGCTAACAGCCCCTTTAATACTACCAAGTCCGCCTACATTCAATCACAAGCATACAATTCAATACCACCACCGAGCATAAagcaaatgaaataaaattgaaacaGAAAGAAATGCTAAAAAGCAGAGACCTCTGCCACTTGGGGAATAGGCAAGAATAAGCAATGCTCCCTGAAAAGCGAAAATAGAGATTACTCGAATACAAAACAGGCATGATTTGTTTGAAACCGGAAAACAGAAATGAAAGAGTAGATACCACGGCAAGAAGAGCGACATATAAGATGGGAGAAGAGGTTGATTTAGGATCACCCGGTCGGCGAGTATTGACTTGTCTCCTCGTCATAGCTTTTGTATGAGAAAACAGAAACTTGTATGAATTCTGGTACTAGAGTAGCGGCATTCGATCTGATTGGTTTGTCTGGAGCGGAGTGAGCGAATCTGTTATATGAGAGTTGCGAGGTTGAAGAACAAGAATTGGTAGAGTTGGACTGTCAATTGTCTTCAGGCCCATTAATGTCCCCTTAATATTAGCCCActgtttgtttgttgtttttttcttcttctcaaattGGTATTAATATATTCTATTGATAAAACAAGAAAGAGATTTTGAACTATCAACAAAGCCCATAATTTGTTAactttcaccaaactaaacaTAATGTGTAAAATATATTATCGTAATTTAGACACAACATTTAAAGCAAAACCACTCAAAATATTGTGAGTAAATAAGAAATTGTGAGTTTTTGCACGCGCGTAATTGAAGGTACAAAGGCTAGTGGGTACAAAGTAGACGAGAAGTCCATTGTTGCTTTCTAATTAACTGAATGCTACCATGAGTCTAATCTGAGTTGATCTCTTGAGCCCTCACTGGATTTGTAATTTGCATGTTTGTTAGCAAAAATAAGCTAGTGTGAAGTGTGTATAGAAATAGAAGTGAAGTCCTCACATGAAGAATAAAGAAAATAGAAGTGAGGTGAAAACTTTATGGTACATTTTCCACTGCTAGATTTGATACAACGAAAATCTGACTTTTTCATATAAACTAACTTGAGTTGATTTCATTCATCTTTGTATCGAGATATGTAATAGATTGATGAAAcgtcaataaatcacattaatTTCATGAATCTAATTATATTTAGTTCAAAATCGATTGAAAAGCCAAAATATTGTCTACCATCATAAAATATTACGAGGATATACATTCCAAATTTTATTAGTCAAAACAGGTTTGATGTAAAAACTGTGCGAGTTATTTATTACTAGCCATCTTGTGCGTGTGATGCATGTGCGAAAACCGCGCTCACCCGTGCGAATTTGTATttctaaattaaaatttaagttATTCTAATACATTGTATACTATTAGGTCACTTCCGTGACAACTTCTCGGTAAGAAATCAATATATTTGGTACATTCTTAACAGATTACAAAAGAGAGACCACCAATACTATTATTTTGAATAACATCCATAAGGTAACATAGTACAATACCAAAACATAGCACaatacaaaaaaacaaatttcatccattcCTTGAGTGATATTCCAACTCCGGAAACCCATGAAGGTTGTGATGCCGCTACTCTGTCACTTCATTTGTTATTAAAATTGGTCTATGTTGCAACAcacaagaaaaatataaatgaaaaaagGAATCAAACCAATGTAAATCATGTTCTTAATGGCATGAAAAGTAAATGAACCACCTTGGGGAACAATAGCGATGGAAAAGGAGAGAGAATTACATGAAACATAAGGAGTTAATCATCTCTTCAACATACCTTGCAAGCATGCAATTCGTTTATATTTCCCCAACAGACAATTGCTTTTCctgaaaatttgaaagaaTATCCGGAATATCAAACATCAAAAACCAAATCAATAGATGCCAAACCCAAGATACTCGATCACAATTCGACAGCCACATCTTCATCAACACTAGATACTTATTCtgaatttgttttattttagagTCGGTGCATCTTTTTAAAAGaactcatgtttttttttgggtctgaGAACCCATGTCTATCACCGTGAGAACCCTCGTACTAACTACTAAGATCGTGTGCGGTAGTTTTTTCTCTTGCGTCCCGTTCTATATCAGCCTCTCACGATTTCACAAAATAGAGCAgtgaatattaaaaatattatcTTCCTATAGACTTTTCTTTTATGGCTTACCGTATTACCAGtttgtattttttattttcagatataCCCATACAGAGTATTTtcgaaattttaattttttaataaaactgtcgtaccaaataaaaaaaaaattctaactATGATAGTCGAGATTTTAACCAACTCTTATGTAAGACCCAAAGGTATGAGGCTCGATTCCATTTTGTATTTTGACGAGGAAGCGGTGGAAGACtgaagaaacacaaaacaacgCGTAAAAATCATTTGATTACCAGATTTTTCAGTTCGGGTTTGAAACCCTAAACCATGCTTGCTGGGTTTCTCCTCCATTTACTATCTGCCAAGAGGAAGAATCGCTGAATTCCATACTTCTAAAGCTTTTACATCTAGCCGGAAAATGAGCGGGGACGACGATAGCCGGAAACGGAGAAACCAATGGCCGCCGGCGCCGGCCAGGCCCTATGAAAACAAAGAGGAAGACATGAAGATCTGGGGGATTTTCATCTTCGGCTTCATTGGCGCCACCGCAACTACTTTGGCGGTAAGCTCTCCATTTCTCTCTAATCCTCTTTTGCTTTGTGACTGTCGAATTGAGAATTGCGTGGGGGAATTGGCAGGTCTTTCAGCTTCGTAGGACTATTGATTGGGTCTCTTCTCAGGTAGATATCGAATTTGATGAATTATGaatacggaaaccttgttgtGTGTGTTTACTTAGTTCTATGCTTGATATCGTGTTTAAAGTGTGACTTTTGTTGATGTAATGTAGCTGATAAATACGAATTTCGTTATTTTTCGTGTCGAATTAGTTTTGATGTGTTGGTTGGAGATCACTGGAGCTGATTGTTTGTGGTTGGATCACAAAAGTTGTTCAGGTCACCGACTTGGAGAGCAGGGAGCGGTGGTTCACATCGGAAGTCGTTCCAGGAGGAGGCGTGGAAAAGATATAATCGGCGCATGCAGGAGGAGTATGAAGAAGAATTGGAAAGAGTGGTGAGTTTTTCATTTTGTGCTACATTTGATTATCTCTTAGCATGTTTCGACTTGATATGTCAAAGCCTTTTGCTTTACCATGCGTATTGTTAAATTTGAGTTAGGGACTTCTGTGTTGTATGTAGGAACGTATAAGACGTATGCAGAGTGTGTTCAATAGAGAGAGGAACAAATACAAAAGGGGCTATGAGAGCTGGAGGGAAAATGGCCAGGGTCAATCTCATCAACATTTCCAAAGAGAGGATTGGTATTGGAAGACGGAGACAGCCTTTAAAGACCGGAGGAGTAACTACAGGGAAACGCCTAGAGAACATGGCAACTATTTGTTATCACAGCACTACTCAATTTTAGGCCTTGACAGgtaaagttgtttacataaaCCTAGAAATGATCATTACTGGAAATGTTTTCAAACAGTTTATCATGTTCAAACAAGATACCCTAGTTAAAGAAGATGCTTCACTCTGTTCAATAGATTAAGACTTGATCGGTTACCCTTTATGTTTGGTGTTGAATCTGTTGGTAGTTGATATTTGGCTGAGTTACCTAGTTGAGCTTTTATATCACATGCAATGGTTATTGATAATACTGGAGGTCTTTTGCTCTCCAGGCAGAAAATAATACTGaattaatttttactttttcccCGTGTAGAAATCTAAAGCTGTTGGTCATGCATTTTTACAGTTAATCTCGTGAGTAGCATTAAGCTTGACTTTTTCCCTCTTGTTTTCAACAGGTTCAGAAAGGCACCTTACACGGATGCTGAGATCAAGGTATGCCCTGCATACTGT from Argentina anserina chromosome 2, drPotAnse1.1, whole genome shotgun sequence carries:
- the LOC126784377 gene encoding probable pectin methylesterase CGR2, translating into MTRRQVNTRRPGDPKSTSSPILYVALLAVGALLILAYSPSGRGGLGSIKGAVSRVQGDYSCTAEVQQAIPVLKKAYGDGMHKVLHVGPDTCTVISKLWREEETEAWGVDPYDVEDADRSCKALVRKGIVRVEDIKYPLPYRPKSFSLVIVSDSLDYLSERYLNKTLPDLARVSGDGLVIFTGSPGKQRVKAAEVSKFGRAAKLRNTAWWTKFFRQVSLEENEGASKKFNAAATKMSFVSNCQIFHLRSFN
- the LOC126784378 gene encoding uncharacterized protein LOC126784378 isoform X2; the encoded protein is MSGDDDSRKRRNQWPPAPARPYENKEEDMKIWGIFIFGFIGATATTLALFRSPTWRAGSGGSHRKSFQEEAWKRYNRRMQEEYEEELERVERIRRMQSVFNRERNKYKRGYESWRENGQGQSHQHFQREDWYWKTETAFKDRRSNYRETPREHGNYLLSQHYSILGLDRFRKAPYTDAEIKTAFRTKAKEFHPDQNQDNKDAAEAKFKEVMMSYEAIKKERGNL
- the LOC126784378 gene encoding uncharacterized protein LOC126784378 isoform X1; protein product: MSGDDDSRKRRNQWPPAPARPYENKEEDMKIWGIFIFGFIGATATTLAVFQLRRTIDWVSSQLFRSPTWRAGSGGSHRKSFQEEAWKRYNRRMQEEYEEELERVERIRRMQSVFNRERNKYKRGYESWRENGQGQSHQHFQREDWYWKTETAFKDRRSNYRETPREHGNYLLSQHYSILGLDRFRKAPYTDAEIKTAFRTKAKEFHPDQNQDNKDAAEAKFKEVMMSYEAIKKERGNL